From the Verrucomicrobiia bacterium genome, one window contains:
- a CDS encoding inositol-3-phosphate synthase, with translation MNTIRADRLDNGRAKKIRVALIGVGNCASSLVQGVEFYKNADPSESVPGLMHVTLGGYHVRDIEFTAAFDVNVTKVGKDLSEAIFAEPNNTYKFSKVPHLNVKVHRGMTHDGLGKYLQDVVIKAPGPTADIVGILKETKTDVVVSYLPVGSEMATKWYVEQILEAGCAFINCIPVFIASQPYWQKRFADRGLPIIGDDIKSQVGATITHRVLTNLFRERGVHLDRTYQLNFGGNTDFMNMLERERLESKKISKTRAVTSQLDFAMSDAQAHVGPSDYVPWLEDRKWCYIRMEGTTFGNVPLNCELKLEVWDSPNSAGVVIDAVRCAKLAMERGMAGALIGPSSYFMKSPPQQFTDNRARELVQAFIRNEESDHDRSHQTLERAQQSLPLGLHDGSPVARVFGNDTARGNGDSAASAGPAADTGRHFAD, from the coding sequence ATGAACACTATTCGCGCGGACCGCCTCGACAACGGTCGTGCGAAGAAAATCCGGGTCGCCCTGATCGGCGTAGGCAATTGCGCCTCGTCGCTCGTCCAGGGAGTCGAGTTTTATAAAAATGCCGACCCGTCGGAATCAGTCCCCGGGCTCATGCACGTCACGCTCGGCGGCTATCACGTTCGGGACATCGAATTCACCGCCGCTTTCGACGTCAATGTCACCAAGGTGGGGAAGGATCTCTCGGAAGCCATCTTTGCGGAGCCGAACAATACCTACAAGTTCTCCAAAGTGCCGCACCTGAACGTCAAGGTGCATCGCGGAATGACCCATGACGGTTTGGGAAAATATCTGCAGGACGTCGTGATCAAGGCGCCCGGGCCCACGGCCGACATCGTGGGCATCCTCAAGGAAACGAAAACTGACGTCGTGGTTTCCTATCTTCCCGTGGGGTCGGAAATGGCGACCAAGTGGTACGTCGAACAGATCCTGGAAGCGGGCTGCGCGTTCATCAACTGCATTCCAGTCTTCATCGCGTCGCAGCCCTACTGGCAGAAGCGATTCGCGGATCGCGGATTGCCGATCATTGGCGACGACATCAAGTCGCAGGTGGGCGCGACGATCACGCATCGTGTCCTCACAAACCTATTCCGCGAACGCGGCGTGCACCTGGATCGCACGTATCAGCTGAACTTCGGCGGGAACACGGACTTCATGAACATGCTCGAGCGGGAACGGCTCGAGTCAAAGAAGATTTCAAAGACGCGGGCCGTAACGAGCCAGTTGGATTTTGCAATGTCGGACGCGCAGGCGCATGTCGGACCGAGTGATTACGTGCCGTGGCTGGAGGATCGCAAATGGTGCTACATCCGCATGGAAGGCACGACGTTCGGCAATGTCCCCCTCAACTGCGAGTTGAAGCTCGAGGTTTGGGACTCGCCCAATTCCGCGGGCGTTGTCATCGACGCGGTCCGCTGCGCGAAACTCGCGATGGAGCGGGGGATGGCAGGTGCGCTGATCGGGCCGTCGAGTTACTTCATGAAATCCCCGCCGCAGCAGTTTACCGACAATCGCGCGCGTGAACTGGTGCAGGCTTTTATTCGCAACGAGGAATCCGACCATGATCGAAGCCATCAAACTCTGGAACGAGCCCAACAATCTCTCCCACTGGGACTTCACGATGGATCCCCAGTGGCGCGAGTTTTCGGAAATGATACGGCTCGGGGCAACGGCGATTCGGCGGCAAGCGCCGGACCTGCCGCTGATACTGGGCGGCATTTCGCCGATTGA
- a CDS encoding four helix bundle protein has product MRDYQSFEELPVWQETKQLYNAVQDLLGESEIPLSTGFRDRLDRAVISASNCIAEAFERSSAEDLVAIVSAGRGSLGEVQSMIAMLVDRPGIAPYASALRQIRQLAETCSMQLSEWADDPFPFDERWDSQEPSPSVQLSAMLRALLNPLTAGGSPRLEGMDSPQ; this is encoded by the coding sequence ATGAGGGATTATCAAAGCTTCGAGGAACTTCCAGTCTGGCAGGAAACCAAACAGCTCTACAACGCAGTTCAAGACCTTCTCGGTGAAAGTGAAATTCCACTGTCCACCGGCTTTCGCGACCGCCTCGATCGCGCCGTGATCTCCGCTTCGAACTGCATTGCCGAAGCATTCGAACGCAGCAGCGCGGAGGATCTCGTGGCAATCGTTTCCGCCGGCCGCGGCTCATTGGGCGAAGTGCAGTCCATGATCGCCATGCTCGTCGATCGACCCGGCATCGCGCCTTACGCCAGCGCGCTTCGGCAAATTCGGCAGCTGGCGGAAACCTGTTCCATGCAACTCAGCGAATGGGCTGATGATCCGTTCCCGTTTGATGAGCGCTGGGATTCCCAGGAGCCCAGCCCCTCCGTGCAGCTTTCCGCCATGCTCCGCGCGCTTCTCAATCCCTTGACCGCCGGCGGATCACCGCGCCTCGAAGGCATGGATTCACCCCAATGA